One window of the Brevundimonas goettingensis genome contains the following:
- a CDS encoding DUF6607 family protein, producing the protein MTIKIEEVPMRALMIAAALLATAAPVAAVAQTAGPAATAPTSAFERDRQSILAEAGQFRVRFDFRENVSFLAGYTPVESHDSAGNEIVRVVYDHGDKISLQHILVMEHEGQSIVVKHWREDWTYQPATVLTYAGPGEWTLSNVPEAERAGAWSQTVWQTDDSPRYGGVGKWSYDNGMAVWTSGPTWRPLARRDAVRHPVYDRYLGVNRHALTPVGWVHIQDNMKMQAGQGDDGDPVAVVQEDVINTYRKWDGYDPKAGDDYWAATKDYWAAVRDLWDAAIAAHGGVRVQEVAETGAVTGTPLMDLAEKVQSGEVTTAAAIDQAKTIIATATAR; encoded by the coding sequence ATGACTATCAAGATTGAAGAGGTTCCGATGCGCGCCCTGATGATCGCCGCGGCCCTGCTCGCCACCGCTGCGCCCGTCGCGGCAGTCGCCCAGACGGCCGGCCCCGCCGCGACCGCGCCCACCAGCGCGTTCGAGCGGGATCGGCAGTCGATCCTGGCGGAGGCGGGCCAGTTCCGCGTCCGCTTCGACTTCCGTGAGAACGTCAGCTTCCTGGCGGGCTACACCCCGGTCGAGTCCCACGACTCGGCCGGCAACGAAATCGTTCGGGTCGTCTACGACCACGGCGACAAGATCAGCCTGCAGCACATCCTGGTGATGGAGCACGAGGGCCAGTCGATCGTCGTCAAACACTGGCGCGAGGACTGGACCTACCAGCCCGCCACCGTCCTGACCTATGCCGGCCCGGGCGAGTGGACGCTGTCGAACGTGCCCGAGGCCGAGCGCGCCGGCGCCTGGTCCCAGACGGTGTGGCAGACGGACGATTCCCCGCGCTACGGCGGCGTCGGAAAGTGGAGCTACGACAACGGCATGGCCGTCTGGACCAGCGGCCCGACCTGGCGTCCCCTGGCCCGCCGCGACGCCGTGCGTCACCCGGTCTACGATCGCTATCTGGGCGTAAACCGCCACGCCCTGACCCCGGTCGGCTGGGTGCATATCCAGGACAATATGAAGATGCAGGCCGGCCAGGGTGACGACGGCGACCCCGTCGCCGTCGTCCAGGAGGATGTGATCAACACCTACCGCAAGTGGGACGGCTATGATCCCAAGGCCGGCGATGACTATTGGGCCGCGACCAAGGATTACTGGGCGGCGGTGCGCGACCTGTGGGACGCGGCCATCGCGGCCCACGGCGGCGTCCGCGTCCAGGAAGTCGCCGAGACCGGCGCCGTCACCGGGACCCCGCTGATGGACCTGGCCGAAAAGGTCCAGTCCGGCGAAGTCACCACGGCGGCGGCCATCGACCAGGCCAAGACCATCATCGCGACCGCCACGGCTCGCTAG
- a CDS encoding TonB-dependent hemoglobin/transferrin/lactoferrin family receptor yields MRNLLMITAGLAALVAGSAQAGTGGPAPEDQATQVAPVTVIATRTATPVDEVPATVSVYSAAEIERLLFTDIKDLVKYEPGVSVISQPARFGAAQGTSGRAGNEGFTIRGLGGDRVLMIVDGVRQPDGFVFGAQSVGRGGYSDLDLMKSVEILRGPASALYGSDGVAGAVSFTTKDPEDFLTGGRNFGALARVGYNSADEGMTESLAVAGRAGAVSGMLAYTRRDSSETETNGDTTGEEITSTGGVTYANRTLANPQDNQSDALLAKLVWDFAPNQSLRLTYDGFQSESDYNVLSGRTARTVAATAPTAATAVLGLTANDKTERQRVGLDWRFSDSLGLDQGQVSVYGQDATTRQYTYEDRVLTDRIRDNQFNNKVFGASAWARKTFAAGGFENRVTFGGDWSQTTQEGIRDGTVPPAGETFPTSPFPKTDYTLAGAFVQDEIVLAGGALRIIPALRYDAYELSTDNDPLYVGTRADQDGDHLSPKIGVVWQATSQFQVFANFAEGFKAPTPSQVNNGFTNVSSGYTSIPNPNLRPETSQSVELGVRLRDINAFGGRLATQLVAFQSDYDDFISQQQVSGNFTPTNPAVFQFVNYASVEVHGLEARANVDWDNGLYARFAGAWADGDQTNAGVKTALPTIDPIKLVWGLGYNAPTGVWGVEGLLTWSAGKDHADTNGLTCYGATGVGCLVNEEFAIVDLTAHWNVTDQVTARVGVFNVFDTTYSWWSDVRGVARVQDPATTAVGIMDPLSANAYTQPGRNIGISLSLRL; encoded by the coding sequence ATGCGCAACCTCCTCATGATCACAGCGGGGCTCGCCGCCCTCGTCGCCGGTTCGGCCCAGGCCGGAACCGGAGGCCCCGCGCCCGAGGATCAGGCCACCCAGGTCGCGCCGGTCACGGTTATCGCCACCCGCACCGCGACCCCGGTCGACGAGGTTCCCGCCACCGTCAGCGTCTACAGCGCCGCCGAGATCGAGCGTCTGCTGTTCACCGACATCAAGGATCTGGTGAAGTACGAGCCGGGCGTCAGCGTCATCAGCCAGCCGGCCCGCTTCGGCGCCGCGCAAGGCACCTCCGGCCGCGCTGGCAACGAGGGCTTCACCATCCGCGGCCTCGGCGGCGACCGCGTCCTGATGATCGTGGACGGCGTGCGCCAGCCCGACGGCTTCGTCTTCGGCGCCCAGAGCGTCGGCCGCGGCGGCTATTCCGATCTGGACCTGATGAAGTCGGTCGAGATCCTGCGCGGTCCGGCCTCGGCCCTCTATGGCTCGGACGGCGTCGCCGGGGCTGTGAGCTTCACCACCAAGGATCCGGAAGACTTTCTGACCGGGGGGCGGAATTTCGGCGCCCTCGCCCGCGTCGGTTACAACTCCGCCGACGAAGGCATGACCGAGTCCCTGGCCGTCGCCGGTCGCGCGGGCGCGGTCTCGGGGATGCTGGCCTATACCCGTCGCGATTCCTCCGAGACGGAGACCAACGGCGACACGACCGGCGAGGAAATCACCTCGACGGGCGGCGTCACCTACGCCAACCGCACCTTGGCCAACCCGCAGGACAATCAGTCCGACGCCCTGCTGGCCAAGCTGGTCTGGGACTTCGCCCCGAACCAGAGCCTGCGCCTGACCTACGACGGCTTCCAGTCCGAGTCGGACTACAATGTCCTCAGCGGCCGCACGGCCCGCACCGTCGCCGCCACCGCCCCGACAGCCGCCACGGCCGTTCTCGGCCTGACCGCCAACGACAAGACAGAACGTCAGCGCGTCGGTCTGGACTGGCGCTTCTCGGACAGCCTCGGTCTGGATCAGGGTCAGGTCTCGGTCTACGGCCAGGACGCCACGACCCGCCAGTACACCTATGAAGACCGCGTCCTGACCGACCGGATCCGCGACAACCAGTTCAACAACAAGGTGTTCGGCGCCTCGGCCTGGGCCCGTAAGACCTTCGCCGCGGGCGGCTTCGAGAACCGCGTCACCTTCGGCGGCGACTGGTCGCAAACGACCCAGGAAGGCATTCGTGACGGCACGGTGCCGCCGGCCGGCGAGACCTTCCCGACGAGCCCCTTCCCCAAGACCGACTACACCCTGGCCGGCGCCTTTGTGCAGGATGAGATCGTACTGGCGGGCGGCGCCCTGCGCATCATCCCGGCCCTGCGGTACGACGCCTATGAGCTGTCCACCGACAACGACCCCCTGTACGTCGGAACACGCGCCGACCAGGACGGCGATCACCTTTCGCCGAAGATCGGCGTCGTCTGGCAGGCGACCTCGCAGTTCCAGGTGTTCGCCAACTTCGCGGAAGGCTTCAAGGCTCCGACCCCGAGCCAGGTGAACAACGGCTTCACCAACGTCTCCTCGGGCTACACCTCGATCCCCAACCCGAACCTGCGTCCCGAGACGAGCCAGAGCGTGGAACTGGGCGTGCGCCTGCGCGACATCAACGCGTTCGGCGGTCGTCTCGCCACCCAGCTGGTCGCCTTCCAGTCCGACTATGACGACTTCATCAGCCAGCAGCAGGTGTCGGGCAACTTCACCCCGACCAATCCGGCGGTGTTCCAGTTCGTCAACTACGCGAGCGTCGAGGTTCACGGCCTCGAGGCGCGCGCCAATGTGGACTGGGACAACGGCCTTTACGCCCGCTTCGCCGGCGCCTGGGCGGACGGCGACCAGACCAACGCCGGGGTGAAGACCGCCCTGCCGACCATCGACCCGATCAAGCTTGTCTGGGGGCTGGGCTATAACGCCCCGACAGGCGTCTGGGGCGTGGAAGGCCTGCTGACCTGGTCGGCCGGCAAGGACCATGCGGATACGAACGGCCTGACCTGCTACGGCGCCACCGGCGTCGGCTGCCTGGTCAATGAGGAGTTCGCCATTGTCGACCTCACCGCCCACTGGAACGTCACAGATCAGGTCACGGCCCGCGTCGGCGTCTTCAACGTGTTCGACACCACCTACAGCTGGTGGAGCGATGTGCGCGGCGTCGCCCGGGTTCAGGATCCCGCCACCACCGCCGTCGGCATCATGGATCCCCTGTCCGCCAATGCCTACACCCAGCCCGGCCGCAACATCGGCATCTCCCTGTCCTTGCGTCTGTAA